Proteins encoded together in one Cicer arietinum cultivar CDC Frontier isolate Library 1 chromosome 4, Cicar.CDCFrontier_v2.0, whole genome shotgun sequence window:
- the LOC101503952 gene encoding transcriptional corepressor LEUNIG isoform X1, whose protein sequence is MSQTNWEADKMLDVYIHDYLVKRDLKASAQAFQAEGKVSSDPVAIDAPGGFLFEWWSVFWDIFIARTNEKHSEVAASYIETQLIKAREQQQQQQQQQQPQPQQSQHQQQQQQQQQQQHQMQMQQMLLQRHAQQQQQQQQQQQQQQQQQQQQQQQQSQHQQQQQQQQQQQQQGRDRAHLLNGGGTNGLVGNPSTANAIATKMYEDRLKLPLQRDSLEDAAMKQRFGDQLLDPNHPSILKSSAASGQPSGQVLHGTAGAMSPQVQARSQQLPGSTPDIKSEINPVLNPRVAGPEGSLMAIPGSNQGGNNLTLKGWPLTGLEQLRSGLLQQQKPFMQTPQPFHQLPMLTPQHQQQLMLAQQNLASPSASDDSRRLRMLLNNRNMGVGKDGLSNPVGDVVSNVGSPLQAGGPPFSRGDTDMLMKLKLAQLQHQQQQNSNPQQQQLQQHALSNQQSQSSNHNMHQQDKVGGGGGSVNADGSMSNSFRGNDQVSKNQTGRKRKQPVSSSGPANSTGTANTAGPSPSSAPSTPSTHTPGDVISMPSIPHNGSSSKPLMMFGTDGTGTLTSPSNQLWDDKDIELQADVDRFVEDGSLDDNVESFLSHDDTDPRDPVGRMDVSKGFTFSEVNSVRASTSKVVCSHFSSDGKLLASGGHDKKAVLWYTDSLKQKATLEEHSSLITDVRFSPSMPRLATSSYDKTVRVWDVENPGYSLRTFTGHSAPVMSLDFHPNKDDLICSCDVDGEIRYWSINNGSCARVSKGGTAQMRFQPRLGRYLAAAAENVVSILDVETQACRYSLKGHTKSIHSVCWDPSGEFLASVSEDSVRVWTLGSGSEGECVHELSCNGNKFHSCVFHPTYSSLLVIGCYQSLELWNMTENKTMTLSAHDGLIAALAVSTVNGLVASASHDKFVKLWK, encoded by the exons ATGTCTCAAACTAACTGGGAAGCTGATAAGAT GTTAGATGTTTACATTCATGATTACCTAGTGAAGAGGGATTTGAAAGCTTCAGCTCAAGCTTTTCAAGCTGAAGGGAAAGTGTCCTCTGACCCTGTTG CTATTGATGCACCGGGAGGATTTTTGTTCGAGTGGTGGTCGGTTTTCTGGGACATATTTATTGCCAGGACAAACGAGAAGCACTCGGAAGTTGCCGCATCATATATAGAG ACACAGTTAATTAAGGCTAGGGAACAAcaacagcagcaacaacaacaacagcagCCACAACCTCAGCAGTCACAACATCAacagcagcagcagcaacaacaacagcaacaacatCAAATGCAGATGCAACAGATGTTGTTACAGAGGCATGCTCAGCAGCAAcaacagcagcagcagcagcaacagcaacaacagcagcagcagcagcaacaacaacagcaGCAGTCACAGCAtcagcagcagcagcaacagcagcagcagcagcaacagCAGGGTAGGGATAGGGCTCATCTCTTGAATGGTGGTGGTACGAACGGGTTAGTTGGAAACCCTAGCACTGCAAATGCAATAGCAACAAAGATGTACGAGGACAGGTTAAAACTTCCCCTTCAAAGGGATTCTTTAGAAGATGCTGCAATGAAG CAAAGATTTGGAGACCAACTCTTGGACCCAAATCATCCCTCAATATTGAAGTCATCTGCAGCTAGTGGCCAGCCGTCTGG GCAAGTTTTGCATGGTACTGCCGGTGCAATGTCTCCACAAGTTCAAGCTCGTAGTCAGCAACTACCAGGGTCTACTCCG GATATAAAAAGTGAAATTAATCCTGTTCTAAATCCCAGAGTTGCGGGTCCTGAAGGATCGTTGATGGCAATTCCTG GATCAAATCAAGGTGGCAACAATTTGACTCTGAAAGGGTGGCCACTCACA GGATTGGAGCAACTTCGTTCTGGTTTACTCCAGCAACAAAAACCTTTCATGCAGACTCCACAGCCTTTTCATCAACTTCCTATGTTGACACCGCAACATCAACAACAGCTTATGTTAGCACAGCAAAACCTGGCATCACCTTCTGCAAGTGATGATAGTAGAAGACTCAGAATGCTACTGAATAATCGGAATATGGGCGTAGGTAAGGATGGTCTTTCAAATCCTGTTGGTGATGTAGTATCAAATGTTGGATCGCCCCTTCAAGCAGGCGGTCCTCCTTTTTCTCGTGGTGATACTGATATGCTAATGAAG TTGAAACTGGCTCAGTTACAACATCAACAACAGCAGAATTCCAATCCACAACAGCAACAACTTCAACAGCATGCTCTTTCAAATCAACAATCTCAGTCTTCAAATCATAACATGCATCAGCAAGATAAAGTAGGGGGAGGTGGTGGCAGTGTTAATGCCGACGGTAGCATGTCAAATTCCTTTAGAGGAAATGATCAG GTTTCGAAAAACCAGACTGGAAGAAAGAGAAAACAGCCTGTATCATCTTCTGGTCCTGCCAATAGCACAGGAACAGCTAATACAGCGGGCCCATCACCGAGTTCGGCACCCTCAACTCCCTCAACTCATACGCCTGGTGATGTGATATCAATGCCTTCTATACCTCACAATGGTAGTTCTTCTAAGCCATTAATGATGTTCGGCACTGATGGCACCGGAACTCTTACCTCACCTTCAAACCAATTG TGGGATGATAAGGATATTGAATTGCAGGCAGATGTGGACCGCTTTGTGGAAGATGGATCTCTCGATGACAATGTTGAGTCTTTTTTATCGCATGATGATACAGACCCTAGAGATCCAGTTGGCCGTATGGATGTAAGCAAAG GTTTTACATTTTCTGAAGTAAATTCGGTTCGTGCAAGCACAAGCAAAGTTGTTTGTTCCCATTTCTCATCTGACGGAAAATTGCTTGCAAGTGGTGGACATGACAAAAAG GCCGTTTTATGGTACACAGATTCTCTAAAGCAGAAAGCTACTCTAGAAGAGCATTCGTCTTTAATCACTGATGTTCGTTTCAGTCCAAGCATGCCTCGTCTTGCAACATCTTCGTATGACAAAACTGTTCGAGTTTGGGATGTTGAGAAT CCTGGATATTCGCTTCGTACCTTTACTGGCCATTCTGCACCAGTTATGTCACTAGACTTTCACCCTAATAAAGATGACCTTATCTGCTCTTGTGATGTTGACGGCGAGATAAGATATTGGAGTATTAACAATGGAAGTTGTGCTAGGGTGTCAAAG GGTGGCACTGCACAGATGAGATTTCAACCTCGGCTAGGGAGATACCTTGCTGCAGCTGCAGAGAACGTTGTCTCTATACTTGATGTCGAGACACAAGCATGCCGATATTCACtaaag GGTCACACAAAGTCGATACATTCTGTGTGTTGGGATCCTTCTGGAGAGTTCCTCGCATCTGTGAGCGAGGACTCTGTCAGGGTTTGGACTCTTGGATCTGGGAGTGAAGGGGAATGTGTTCATGAGCTTAGCTGTAACGGCAATAAGTTTCATTCGTGTGTTTTCCATCCAACGTATTCTTCGTTGCTGGTCATTGGCTGTTACCAG TCATTGGAGCTGTGGAACATGACCGAAAACAAGACGATGACTCTATCAGCTCACGACGGTCTTATTGCTGCCTTGGCGGTTTCAACTGTAAATGGTTTGGTTGCTTCAGCCAGTCATGACAAGTTTGTCAAGCTCTGGAAGTGA
- the LOC101503952 gene encoding transcriptional corepressor LEUNIG isoform X2, with protein sequence MSQTNWEADKMLDVYIHDYLVKRDLKASAQAFQAEGKVSSDPVAIDAPGGFLFEWWSVFWDIFIARTNEKHSEVAASYIETQLIKAREQQQQQQQQQQPQPQQSQHQQQQQQQQQQQHQMQMQQMLLQRHAQQQQQQQQQQQQQQQQQQQQQQQQSQHQQQQQQQQQQQQQGRDRAHLLNGGGTNGLVGNPSTANAIATKMYEDRLKLPLQRDSLEDAAMKQRFGDQLLDPNHPSILKSSAASGQPSGQVLHGTAGAMSPQVQARSQQLPGSTPDIKSEINPVLNPRVAGPEGSLMAIPGSNQGGNNLTLKGWPLTGLEQLRSGLLQQQKPFMQTPQPFHQLPMLTPQHQQQLMLAQQNLASPSASDDSRRLRMLLNNRNMGVGKDGLSNPVGDVVSNVGSPLQAGGPPFSRGDTDMLMKLKLAQLQHQQQQNSNPQQQQLQQHALSNQQSQSSNHNMHQQDKVGGGGGSVNADGSMSNSFRGNDQVSKNQTGRKRKQPVSSSGPANSTGTANTAGPSPSSAPSTPSTHTPGDVISMPSIPHNGSSSKPLMMFGTDGTGTLTSPSNQLADVDRFVEDGSLDDNVESFLSHDDTDPRDPVGRMDVSKGFTFSEVNSVRASTSKVVCSHFSSDGKLLASGGHDKKAVLWYTDSLKQKATLEEHSSLITDVRFSPSMPRLATSSYDKTVRVWDVENPGYSLRTFTGHSAPVMSLDFHPNKDDLICSCDVDGEIRYWSINNGSCARVSKGGTAQMRFQPRLGRYLAAAAENVVSILDVETQACRYSLKGHTKSIHSVCWDPSGEFLASVSEDSVRVWTLGSGSEGECVHELSCNGNKFHSCVFHPTYSSLLVIGCYQSLELWNMTENKTMTLSAHDGLIAALAVSTVNGLVASASHDKFVKLWK encoded by the exons ATGTCTCAAACTAACTGGGAAGCTGATAAGAT GTTAGATGTTTACATTCATGATTACCTAGTGAAGAGGGATTTGAAAGCTTCAGCTCAAGCTTTTCAAGCTGAAGGGAAAGTGTCCTCTGACCCTGTTG CTATTGATGCACCGGGAGGATTTTTGTTCGAGTGGTGGTCGGTTTTCTGGGACATATTTATTGCCAGGACAAACGAGAAGCACTCGGAAGTTGCCGCATCATATATAGAG ACACAGTTAATTAAGGCTAGGGAACAAcaacagcagcaacaacaacaacagcagCCACAACCTCAGCAGTCACAACATCAacagcagcagcagcaacaacaacagcaacaacatCAAATGCAGATGCAACAGATGTTGTTACAGAGGCATGCTCAGCAGCAAcaacagcagcagcagcagcaacagcaacaacagcagcagcagcagcaacaacaacagcaGCAGTCACAGCAtcagcagcagcagcaacagcagcagcagcagcaacagCAGGGTAGGGATAGGGCTCATCTCTTGAATGGTGGTGGTACGAACGGGTTAGTTGGAAACCCTAGCACTGCAAATGCAATAGCAACAAAGATGTACGAGGACAGGTTAAAACTTCCCCTTCAAAGGGATTCTTTAGAAGATGCTGCAATGAAG CAAAGATTTGGAGACCAACTCTTGGACCCAAATCATCCCTCAATATTGAAGTCATCTGCAGCTAGTGGCCAGCCGTCTGG GCAAGTTTTGCATGGTACTGCCGGTGCAATGTCTCCACAAGTTCAAGCTCGTAGTCAGCAACTACCAGGGTCTACTCCG GATATAAAAAGTGAAATTAATCCTGTTCTAAATCCCAGAGTTGCGGGTCCTGAAGGATCGTTGATGGCAATTCCTG GATCAAATCAAGGTGGCAACAATTTGACTCTGAAAGGGTGGCCACTCACA GGATTGGAGCAACTTCGTTCTGGTTTACTCCAGCAACAAAAACCTTTCATGCAGACTCCACAGCCTTTTCATCAACTTCCTATGTTGACACCGCAACATCAACAACAGCTTATGTTAGCACAGCAAAACCTGGCATCACCTTCTGCAAGTGATGATAGTAGAAGACTCAGAATGCTACTGAATAATCGGAATATGGGCGTAGGTAAGGATGGTCTTTCAAATCCTGTTGGTGATGTAGTATCAAATGTTGGATCGCCCCTTCAAGCAGGCGGTCCTCCTTTTTCTCGTGGTGATACTGATATGCTAATGAAG TTGAAACTGGCTCAGTTACAACATCAACAACAGCAGAATTCCAATCCACAACAGCAACAACTTCAACAGCATGCTCTTTCAAATCAACAATCTCAGTCTTCAAATCATAACATGCATCAGCAAGATAAAGTAGGGGGAGGTGGTGGCAGTGTTAATGCCGACGGTAGCATGTCAAATTCCTTTAGAGGAAATGATCAG GTTTCGAAAAACCAGACTGGAAGAAAGAGAAAACAGCCTGTATCATCTTCTGGTCCTGCCAATAGCACAGGAACAGCTAATACAGCGGGCCCATCACCGAGTTCGGCACCCTCAACTCCCTCAACTCATACGCCTGGTGATGTGATATCAATGCCTTCTATACCTCACAATGGTAGTTCTTCTAAGCCATTAATGATGTTCGGCACTGATGGCACCGGAACTCTTACCTCACCTTCAAACCAATTG GCAGATGTGGACCGCTTTGTGGAAGATGGATCTCTCGATGACAATGTTGAGTCTTTTTTATCGCATGATGATACAGACCCTAGAGATCCAGTTGGCCGTATGGATGTAAGCAAAG GTTTTACATTTTCTGAAGTAAATTCGGTTCGTGCAAGCACAAGCAAAGTTGTTTGTTCCCATTTCTCATCTGACGGAAAATTGCTTGCAAGTGGTGGACATGACAAAAAG GCCGTTTTATGGTACACAGATTCTCTAAAGCAGAAAGCTACTCTAGAAGAGCATTCGTCTTTAATCACTGATGTTCGTTTCAGTCCAAGCATGCCTCGTCTTGCAACATCTTCGTATGACAAAACTGTTCGAGTTTGGGATGTTGAGAAT CCTGGATATTCGCTTCGTACCTTTACTGGCCATTCTGCACCAGTTATGTCACTAGACTTTCACCCTAATAAAGATGACCTTATCTGCTCTTGTGATGTTGACGGCGAGATAAGATATTGGAGTATTAACAATGGAAGTTGTGCTAGGGTGTCAAAG GGTGGCACTGCACAGATGAGATTTCAACCTCGGCTAGGGAGATACCTTGCTGCAGCTGCAGAGAACGTTGTCTCTATACTTGATGTCGAGACACAAGCATGCCGATATTCACtaaag GGTCACACAAAGTCGATACATTCTGTGTGTTGGGATCCTTCTGGAGAGTTCCTCGCATCTGTGAGCGAGGACTCTGTCAGGGTTTGGACTCTTGGATCTGGGAGTGAAGGGGAATGTGTTCATGAGCTTAGCTGTAACGGCAATAAGTTTCATTCGTGTGTTTTCCATCCAACGTATTCTTCGTTGCTGGTCATTGGCTGTTACCAG TCATTGGAGCTGTGGAACATGACCGAAAACAAGACGATGACTCTATCAGCTCACGACGGTCTTATTGCTGCCTTGGCGGTTTCAACTGTAAATGGTTTGGTTGCTTCAGCCAGTCATGACAAGTTTGTCAAGCTCTGGAAGTGA